The Triticum urartu cultivar G1812 chromosome 6, Tu2.1, whole genome shotgun sequence genome includes the window TGTACAAGTACCATTCAAATCTGATCAATTCAGCACAACTAGCGTAACAACAGAGCTTCTATAGCAGAACTACAACAGAGTATAACACTAGTTCAGTCATACAGAGCTTTTCTGTTGTTACTCTGAAAAAATTCGTACAGCAAGACCAAATGCAAGCAGCAGAGCAAATGGCCCGCGGAAGCCTTGACGGCGTTGGTTTCGTGGCCTCCGCAGCTTAGCGGCGTCGACGGCGCCGGCTCCGCAGCTCCACGGCCTCGACGGCTCCGAGGCATCGTGTCTCGCTCCGACGCTCAGTTGCCTCCGCGGCTAGGTGGCGTCACAGCCTGGACGGGCAGAGGCTGGCTCCGCCTCCTCCACGGCTAGGCGGCCTCGCTTCCTGCCGGAGCTGCTCGTCCCCGACGGCGAACCTAAGGCGAGGCCAGAGTTTTTTTTTAGAAGCGAGACGAGAGCTCAAGCAAGAGATGAATCGGTGCATGGCGTAGGATTGGGCCGCTTGGGTTCGTGTGGGCACGAACGAAAAGAGCGCTTTGGTTGTACCCCACCAGCGAATGTCGTTAGATCACCAACGGACGGAGCAGGGCGTACTATTTCCCTCTGCAGTAGATTGATCTAAGTCAGAGGATCTCTTTCCATAAAAGTAGGTTAACCCGATACTAATTTACTTCCAGCATCCGAATTTATTTGCCTCTCTTCTATGTTAGGTCAAAATTTAACCATGAATTTAACTAGCAAAATACAAGTGACATCACAAAGTTTATATTGTAAGATTCTTATTTGAATAAGTTTCCAATATATGCTACTATATTTTTACATATAACCTTttattagttaaatttatgatcaaaatttgacggAAAGCTACATAGAGGGAGTAGATTGAACCACATTTTCAAAATCACTTTTGGCTACCTCCATAAGAGAGGACAAAAGAAACCTCTGAATATATAAGCAAACCGTTTTTGCTGGCAGGTTTTTCACATACTCATGGCATTTTCTTCAAGGACGCATAACGGTTACTGGAAAGAAAGAAGTTTTGAGACTAAAACGGGCAGAAATTGTCAATGTTTCATCtggcgtcgcaactaaaactgtCAGAAAAATGCGGTCACATGTGATCCCCTTCCCATGGAACGGTTGTTAGTTAGTATTTTCGTATTTGTATTGCACTACAGGGAAACAAATGAAGTCGGGTATGAGAAATACTCTGCGAAGACCAATATAACCTTGGCGAAGTGTAAGAACCAACCTGTGATTGAGATGGTTATAGGTGCACACCTACCAGGGTTCAAGTCCTGGTGTTTGTATTTGTCCTGAATTTATTGCAGAATTTCCGACGATatgcgttcagtgggaggagacgttctcGGTGACTACGAGGCGCCTACAGTGACTTCGTAAAATCCGAAAAtgatatgtcggctcagtctCTTGAAGGAACTCATAGGAGGTAGAGTATGCGTGTGTGAGTTCATAGAGGTGATTATATATGcgtatatatgagcgcttgcgtctgtactgtgtttATAAAGAAATGTAAGCTGATGCTTTTAGGTTGACTTATTATTTTACCTGGTCCAATAGGTAACCCTAACGGAAATTGCTATGGACACCAGGTTGTGGTTTTCTTTTTTTGAACATAGTATAGACGCAAGTGTTCATACATACGCACATACAATCACCCCTATGAGCACACACAAACACCTTATCCCTATGAGTATCTTTGAAAGACTGAGTCGGCATATCATTTTAAGATTTACAAAGTCATCGTAGGCGCCTCATCATCGACggaaacgtctcctcccactgaaagtgCATCGCCAAAAATCCTtaaataaatccagaaataatgCAAACACCAGGACTTGAATCCTAGTGAGACTAGAGATACTGATGTATCTCTAACCATCCAATtatccaaccacaggttggttcgcgACACCGGGCTGTGGTTGGGTGTCGTGCTCCCCGTGCCAGCCATCCGTGTCCAGCTGGGTTGGCCGGTAGGGAAACCCTGCTCAATCCGAACTCGGAGTCGATCGGACCTCACCGAAACCAGCGTTATAAATAGCTATCACCCTCCGTCCGTCCATTGATCCATCCAACACCTTCGCTCCGCTCGCAACTCACGACGACGACGACATCAACAAGCACAGATTGGTATATGCTTCTGTCCCCGCTTTGGCATCCATCGCTCGCCGCCGTCAAGAGAGGTCTCCCGTCTCCCTCGAGAGCAACGAGACCGCTGCGCACTTTGATCCTGGACGATGAAGCTCGTCGGAAAAAGCGGCAAAAGCCTCGCCCGCGACGGGCCCGGCTCCGTCAAGCTGGTGCCGGAGGTGGATGACGACCTGTGGGACGCGTACAACCTCATCGCCGCCGGCGACGCCGTCGAGGCCGTCACGGTCCGGAAGATCACCAAGTCCTGGGGCCGCACCTCGGAGCGCGTGAAGCTGACGCTGGGGATCGCGGTCGAGTCCACGGATTACGACAAGGAAGGGTCCGTCCTGCGCGTCCGCGGCAAGAACCTCTCCAAGAACGAGCACGTCCAGATCGGCCAGTACCACACCCTAGAGATCGAGCTGCGGAGGCCCTTCCTCCTCCGCAAGGAGGCCTGGGACTGGCCGGCGCTCGACACCATCCGCAAATCCTGCGACGAGACCGGGGCCAACGCCGACCTCGCGGTGCTCCTCATGCAGGAAGGGCTCGCCCACCTGTTTCTCGTCGGGAGGAGCGTCACGGCCACCAGAGCCCGCGTCGAGGTGCCCATCCCCAGGAAGCACGGCTCTGGCGCCGTCGCCGCGTACGACACCGCCCTCAAGGACTTCTTCCACCGCGTCCTGGACGCCTTCGTCAAGCACGTCGACTTTGACCTCGTCCAGTGCGTGGTGATCGCGAGCCCGGGCTTCACCAAGGACCAGTTCCGCGACTACATGCTCCTGGAGGCCGCGCGGCGAGGGGAGCTGCGAGCCATCACGGAGCATAAGGCGCGCATCGTGCTCGCGTCCGCGCCCTCGGGTTACCCGCACAGCCTCAAGGACGTCCTGGCCGCCCCGGGCGTGATGTCGCTTATAAAGGACACGAGGGCGGCGCAGGAGGTACCGGCATTGCAGGAGTTCTTCGCCATGATCACCAAGGACTCGGCGCGGGCTTGCTACGGGCCCAAGCACGTCGAGGTCGCGCATGAACGTCTGGCCATCCAGACTCTCCTGCTCACGGACACCTGGTTCAGGAACCCTGACGTTGCTGCTAGGCGCAAGTGCGTCGATTTGGCCGAATCGGTGAAGAAGATTGGTGGCCAGGTGCGCGTCTTTTCGTCGATGCATGTCTCCGGCAATCAGCTCGAACAGCTCACGGGGATAGCTGCTGTTCTTCGTTTTCCCATGCCTGATTTGGACGACATCGAGATGTGATAATTAAGGGCTCTGCTTGTTGTTCTTCTACTAGGAACTATGTATCGTTTTAGATGTCTCGAATACACAACTTTGATCACTTATTTGTTTTTTCTACTATACCATGTTTATTTATGTAACCAAGCAAAGTTTATAAATTATTGTGGAGGTGGTATTTTCGAAAGATAAACCTAGTGATCACATTTCAAATATTTGGAGTTCAGTGACCAAAGTGAATATATAGTTCAAgtctttttttttttgcggggaataTATAGTTCAAGTCGACCACCAATGTAATTCAGTCCATAAGAAACATCTAGCCGAAGGAAAGGCAGGGAAGATGCCACAAGCGCGGAAAATCCCTTTAGCATCTACTCGTACTAGTTGTCTATGCAAACCATATTCTCCTCTATTTTCACTTTTTTTTTAGTTTGTAGAAACTGAGAAATTGCAAGTTATGATGCCATAATGTGAATCTGTTCAAATTCATAACAAGATATGACTTCATGTGAATTGTAGAAAACAAAGATAAAAATATATCATATCATCAGAATGGACTCGCTCTGGTAAATGATGTAAGAATTTAGATACGTACCTCATATATAGCAAGCacccaaaaggaaaaaaaaaacaAAGGATGTAAGCAATCAACTGTTATCTGAAACTGAAGGAGTATCTACATAGGTGCTCTCCAGTGATCTACACATTCAGTTTCGTTCTACCAAAATAAACCATACTATTGTCTATCCCTAAGTAAAACCATGCAATAATCTAGGGTCAAACTGTAGTGCCTTTTTTCGTCACGACAAAATAAAATCATACTGTACTACGCTAGTGTGTTTCTCATGGTTATGAATGACTTCTTCAGCCGAGTATCCTACATGCTGCAAAATCCTGCAACGACTCGGCCAAGGAACACCTTGCCATCCTTGCTAATCTCACCCTTCTGCTTCCTTCGTCACTGCCCTTGTGCGCGTGCGCGCGCTTGCTGCTACCTGGTACTGCTGTTGCCTCTTTCTACTACCTGCCGCTGCTGTATTGTTGTTCTGCTGCCGCTGCTGCCTTACTCTTTGCTGCTGCTACTCTTGCCGCAGTTGATGCTCTTTCCTATTACCGCTGCTTGCCGCTCTCGTTGTAGCTGCTATTGCTGGCCGTGGCCTTGACCATGGCCAAGAGCACCATGGGTattctgtgtgtgtgtgtgtgaccGGCTGGGCAATTGCCATGGAGACCGACCCTGATTAGATTAGAGACTAAGCCCCCTCTAGTACTAACCCACCCCACTTTGAGTCTATTACATGGGGCCCCACTAGGTAAATTGTTTAACTAAATAATTTTAACACATGTCCCACTGACATATGGGTCCCACTGCTAAATAAAACCAATTAGTTAAAATAGTTTAGCACCAGTCCATGACATGCGGGCCTTTTAACCGTGTTGACCAGTCAAAATTGACTGAGTCAACTGCTGACTGTGCACTGTTGACTTTTACCTTGGCCCATTGTCAGCCACACATTACACCCTTGGGTACACTTCTCTGTGTACACATAGCATTTACTATTTATTTGAATTTCGAATTAAATAAAATAAtaattttagaaaatgtttaaaactttgaaatttaatataaaataattcgtaactcggatgaaaatactttatacatgaaagttgctcagaacgacgagacgaatctggataagtagcccgttcgtccgccacacatacctagcatagcgaacatgcaacttttcccctccgatccgtctgtccgaaaacgcgaaacatcgggaatactttcccggatgtttccccccttcaccggtatcacctactaccacgatagggcacacctaacgccCCTCATTGTCATGGCATCCATCGTCATGCttatgtttgcattatatttattgtttcttctccctcttctctcgttagacaccgagaccgacgccgctgctacctagtacgactacggtgttgacgacccctccttgccagagcaaccaggcaagccctcccttgatcaacccgatatcgcccattcttctctctactggttgcattagagtagtgtagcatgttactgctttctgttaatcctattctgatgcataacctgtctttgctactactgttgttacctttacctgcaatcctaatgcttagtataggatgctatatttcatcagtggccctatattcttgtccgtctgctatgctatactatcgggccatgatcactcgggagttgatcatgggtatatacttatatacataatactTGAtg containing:
- the LOC125512783 gene encoding protein PELOTA 1-like gives rise to the protein MKLVGKSGKSLARDGPGSVKLVPEVDDDLWDAYNLIAAGDAVEAVTVRKITKSWGRTSERVKLTLGIAVESTDYDKEGSVLRVRGKNLSKNEHVQIGQYHTLEIELRRPFLLRKEAWDWPALDTIRKSCDETGANADLAVLLMQEGLAHLFLVGRSVTATRARVEVPIPRKHGSGAVAAYDTALKDFFHRVLDAFVKHVDFDLVQCVVIASPGFTKDQFRDYMLLEAARRGELRAITEHKARIVLASAPSGYPHSLKDVLAAPGVMSLIKDTRAAQEVPALQEFFAMITKDSARACYGPKHVEVAHERLAIQTLLLTDTWFRNPDVAARRKCVDLAESVKKIGGQVRVFSSMHVSGNQLEQLTGIAAVLRFPMPDLDDIEM